In Candidatus Zixiibacteriota bacterium, the genomic window AAAGATTTTCTTATCGTACAGCAAATGCATAAAGAAGAGCGCCACCAGCAGGGCTTTGATAGAGGCAATCAGCAGGGCGACAACGACATTGAATCCGCCCAGCGGTATAAAGGAGACGCCTACCGTAATGGCTGTCAGAGCCAATAGCGCCACTCCCACCGAAAGATAGATTTTCAGCGGCAAAATATGACTGTGGGTTTTGCTATGCTCACTCATTGCATTATCCAATCAGATACAGAAGCGGGAATAAAAATATCCAGATCAGGTCAACCAGATGCCAGTAA contains:
- a CDS encoding cytochrome C oxidase subunit IV family protein: MSEHSKTHSHILPLKIYLSVGVALLALTAITVGVSFIPLGGFNVVVALLIASIKALLVALFFMHLLYDKKIFMIIFAVAILFLALFITFTMFDTMRRGDIDVMQEAPIEKNAIIYKEKGSDSAAAPSMTMPDSSGTSAPEGH